The DNA segment CAATCTTAGCTCTAGGAAACCTCAGGACAGTGAGTTCccgtttcctcatgccttatattcctttttcatctctgccatcttacttcctggaattaaaggcatatatgcttcctaagcaaaggaatgagatctcaagtgttgggatcaaaggtgtgtttcaccacacttggctctgttgcaagtgtggtcttaaactcacagagattcatacAAATCTCCACACGgacctctgtctcccagtgatAGGATCTGTGCCATTACGGTCTGacatctatgtctaatctagtggctggctctgtcctctaatcccaagataagttttattggggtgcacaatacatCACCATACTTATTAATAAATGTCTCATGGCATATCAACTTGCTGAGTCTATTAAGAAACTGTCCCCAATTCCCTGGAACTAGTTGAAGACATGAGGGGTCATAGGGAAGTCACCCAGACTTCTCATGGCTAAAGTGAAGTCTCCTGGGGAAGTTGTGAGATGTCTGCAGTGGTGTAATGGATCCAAGCCTCCTGAGGCTGAACTCAGCAGCAGTCATTATCACAGGGATCTTGTCAGCTGGGGTGATGTCTAATCTGAGCATCCCTGGAATGTTCACACAAGCAGGATGCCATGATGATGGTCTGACCAGTCATCTATGGGAGTGTCTGTTAATCATCTCCTCCCTGCAGACAACTGGGTACAGGGAAGGATCCTCAAAGCTGTTACTCCAGTGGTCATGTGACTTACCATCACTGCTTTCCATTGTTCAAAAGGGAGAAACAGCAAAGGAGCCCACAAGAAAGACCTCACAGAACCAACATTCTCATCAATGTTTAGGTCAAATCCCCTCAGGGTGAAGGGAACATTACTGTTGGAATGGGGAGCACACATGGGTTCTAACATGACTACCAGTGTTTGGGATTTGTATTACCTGACCTGAGACAGTCAGTTAAAAGAAGGACTAGAGGAAGCCAGGCACGGTTCCTATAATCCCAATGATTGACAGTAGAGATAGCAAGATCATGAATTGGAGGCTGTCATTAGTACCTActgattttgaggtcagcctgggctacataagatgcTGTCTTAATATCAAACAAGCAGCAAGCTAACCAAAACTCCAGAGAGTCAGCAAAGTCATGGAGGCTGGCCATCTGTTACTTCactttgtttggagacagaggaCTTGAAGATTCAACagttttttctttagatttactCAAACAAATTCTGTGAATATTAATAGTTTCATTTAAGCAATATGTAACATTGAAGAGGAAATTGAGAGTTTCTCAGTTTctgtgacctcaaactcagtgacATGTGAGTTTCTGTTTCTGGCCTTGGCTACCTGCAAAGTTGGGAGACTTCATCCCGAGAAGCAGGAGACTGAGCTGGTCACCAAGCCCTACCCACTGGGCCTGAAGACACTATAGAGTCTCTTCTTGGGGCTCCCCTGGGCAGGGGTGCAGGAAGGTGCTCATGCTGAGGATGGCAGCACATGAGGTTGAGGAAGATGATGATGTCATCctaggggagaaagaagaggtcagATGGGGGTGGGACAACTGTGCTAATGTAAAGTCTCaggtgcagcctgagtgtcctgtctACACAACAAGcctccatccttccatcctctctggcatctcctccactctcctcagGACCCAGTCTGGACAGGTTACTCTGGGTCTGTTTGTTGTCATTGTGAAAAAGAATTCAAGGAGTGCTGGGAACCTCGTGTGACAGGATGGGTGGACAGCCGGACAGTTTTCATCAGTGACGTTATCTGCTGGGTCAGGGCCAACAGGGCCTGCACTATGGGTTAATTGAGGGAAGTTTCTGGAACTGGATTTTTCAGACAGAAATAGGAAGGGTTGATCCTGTTCTCTGTCACCACTGTCATGGGAAAACACAGCTGGCTATAAAATCAGAGTCTGAATGCTAGGAACACTGTCAGGAACTGGAGTCTAAAAAGTCACAGAGCCTGGCCTGGAGAGACATTGTTTACTCAGGATGAGGACTGGGTAATCGTGTGGTGGCAAATCAGCTGTGAAAGTTACCTTGTGTGATCGCGCGTGCATGAGCGCGTgtcgggggtgtgtgtgtgtgtgtgtgtgtgtgtgtgtgtgtgtgtgtgtctgtgtgtctgtgtgcatgtgcatatcgGTACAAGTGAGTGTGTGCtcgtgtatgtggaggccagaggaacaCCTCAGGTATTACTCCCCAGGATACCATTCACCTTgttatttttggttcttttttgtaGGTTTatgttctttggtttggtttttgtttgtttgtttgattgatttttttttttttgaaacaagatctaaCTGTATAGTTCTTCTTGGCCTGGAACTGTATATGTGGACCACAATAGCCTGGAAACTGAAAAAGATGCATTTGcctctccctctacctcccaaaaatctgagaattaaaggcatgcattctTATGTCGAGCCCACCTtggctttaaatatttaaaattacacttaatTCTTTAACTCTGTGGGGTCAGGACACACATGTGCTacagcctgggcagcagccagGTTCTCACACTGCAGTCTGACACTCCTCATGGTCACATGTGCAGAAGccccatgtgtgcacaccaaAGACCCAGGCTGCTCTTCTACAGAAAGTAACCCTCCCCCGTGAAAGCACCATGGCTGCAGTGGCCCAGTCACTGCATTTATGAGAAACATGGTTGTCATTGCAGGGAGACTGATGACAGCATGCTGGACAGaaatcatcccacagcaggaccCTATGGGGATTTCAACTGAGTTTCAGAACCTGAAACTAGAACAGAGCCCATGATCTGGGACTCAGggtccagcagggggcagcagtgaGGCTGAGCACAAGGGGCAGCTGGGATCCTGTGGAACCCTCCAGACCCAGTTGTGTTAAAAAGCTGGTGACTAGCACCTGACATATGGCAGCCTCATCAGGTGTCCAGCCCCTCTGTAATGACTTAGAAACCTCTGGCCTTCTACCCACAGACCCCAGAGAGTAGGGCAAATGAAGCCTGGAGGTGAGCATCCATGACCAGGAGGGCCCCCTCTCAGACCTCACTGAAGTGAAAAATGTGGTTCATCTGGTGGATTGCTTACCTGAGTGGCACACACAGAACCCTTTGTTCTATCTCCAACAGGAGACAAAGGGACATGATTTGTCATTCCATCACTTGGATGGGCAGAGATGAGGATctgtaggagttcaaggtcatcattatCTACATCACAAGGTCAAggcccagcctaggctacatgagaccccatcctCATGTAGGGGGCGGTGTCTTTCTAACAGGTACAattgccccttcccctcttctgactAGCCATCTGGAACCAACTGATTCCAAAGGTTCTGTGTCTCTGCATCTCCAAGGGCAGCATGGATGGATACAGAAGTGAGTCCATGTGCTGATGACAGTGAGGACATGACTGTTTGAGCCTGGCTCAGGTCAAGGGATCTGAGGACCATGGGGACTgtgaagaaggcagagacagcagatgtGACAGAGGAGGCTGCACAGCCACCTGCAGGGAGGCATGGAGAAGGCAGTCAATGCAGGAACCTAAGGAAATGGGAAGTCGCCTCCACACATGTCACACAGGGAGAATGATGCCACTTCCTCTGGTACACTCTTGTCTTCCATGGAACTGATGGAACCCTGTCATGGGGAAGGGTAAGAATGATGCTCCTTCAGAACCAGCCGAGTCCAGACAACCTCCCCTCATGTCTCACTCCTTTACCCCAGTAACAGGCCAGGTTTTGTCCACACTCAGCGATGTCCCAGGCAATATGTTATGAAGGATGCTTTGCTACTCTGACCTTTCACTGCTCACTTTATCCAAAGAAGGTTCTAGAGCAGCCACAGCTAGACGGAGTCACTCAAGTGCTTTGTGAGAACAGCCCCCTGGGAGCCCAGCAGCAGATCCATACTCTTTGAGGGGATTTCAGAGGCTGCACCGAGCAGGGAGCCTGAAGTCTGTGTGGAGTGGAGGACTACAAGTACTTGATGAGATGAAGTCCAGTCAACCTTCCATGTGGCAGTCATGTGTCATGTCCCAGGGCTTCTCTGATCCTTGCCATCCTCTTATGAGGTATGTGAAGGTTGGAGGATATAGTAAGGCTTCTTCAGAAGCTGGAGTAGCTTTGGAGTCACTGTCTAGAGGAGAGAGACGATCACCCAGGAAGCCCAGGGCAGTTACAGACTCGGCAGCAGCGAGCAGGTCAGGGCAAGAGTGTCCACTGGGCCTTGGCTCTGCCGGGTGCTGTGAAGAGTCCCTGAAGGACAAGAAGAGGACAAAGAGCAGATGGTGGTGGGGACATGAGCTAGGGCTGGGGACGGAATGTGTTTCCTCATCACCCCCATCCTGGCTGTGTCTGAAGTGAGCAGAAACTGACCACTTCTGTGCCTGAGGTTAttagagggggaagggggagacagggaagaaaggagggagggagagatagagagacaacCAGCATTAAGGAGACATAATGAAAAACaatgaggagggggagggcaggagtggAGGAAATCTGGAAGTGAGGAAACAGTGACTACAGGCCACATGGAAAATGCACAGGACTGGATAAGACAGGAGGCCcaggtggaagagaggagagcCCGGCATGGTGAGGTCAATTCCATATCTTCCTGTCAAAACGGGGGCTGGGCTCAAGGGGCCATCTTGTCAGTGACCACAGGGAGGATCTTCTGCAGCATGAGAAAGAAGAAGCCAGAATGATGAAGGAAGTTGCTGGTCacaaggaggtggagatggggagaTCCTGCCCTACTCTGTCCTTCACATGAGAAGACTCAGGGATTGTGTGCCCCTTTACCCTGATTCTTCCTGACTCCTGAGCATCCCAGGTCCCTACAGGGCTCCTCTCCTGCCTGGTGTCTCTGCTGGTCTCACTTCCTGGAGGGAATCAGGCCATGGCTTggatcctgcttctgctgctgtcagCTGCATGCCTGCAAGCTGGTGAGTTTGGGGACCTTGTTAGCAGGGACTCTACCTTAACCACAGGAGGGACCAGTGGGGCTGGGAAGAGTGGACTGTCCTGTGGACAGGGGTCTGCTAGAGGAGACACCAGTGCTCTGTGTCTCAAGAGAGAGCTTGTCTTTCAGAGTGGGTCCATCCCAACCCTTCCTTGTCTCTCCTGCCCCATATGGGACAGTGGGACATAGGGATGGTCCTTCCTAGTGTCCCACAGTTACCTATGGATGATGgctcaggaagctctgggttgtCCTTTCATCCCCTGCAGTGGCTTCAGATCCCCCTCCTTTCCATGTTACTCCGCAGGATCTAAATATACCTTTGGGGTTGACCAACCAGCACGCCTCTCTGGTGTCCAGGGCGGCTCCATCgagatccccttctccttctacttcccctGGGAGTTGGCAGAGAATCCACAGATGAGGATTCTCTGGAGATGGAAGCACTTCCATGGGAAATATATCTACAACTCCACCCCACCCTTCATACATAAGCATTTCAAGAACCGGCTCATCCTGAACTGGACACAGCCTCAGACATCTGGAGTCCTCAGAATCCTCAACTTGACAGAGAAGCACCAGAGCACATACTTCTGCCGAGTTCATATGAACACACAAATGGGCATGACAGCGTTTCAGTCAATTGTTGGAACCCAACTCACCACCACTCCTGGTGAGCACACCCCAGGTCAGGCTTTGGTGGCCCTGGCTTCTTGATACCCCAGATGGCATTAGAGATCTTATGTTTGTTTCTGCCCTCAGATTCCTCTCATGTGATCTGTCCTCTCTCCAGAGCTCTGCCAACTCCACCTTTCCTCATCGTCACAACCACCCAAAATCCTTAGCTGCTCTCTCTGATCTGCCCTCATGTGCCCTcagatccaccccacccccagtctcagCTCTTCCCAGACGGCCCAGGCTCCTGCTCCTTTCTCCAAACTGCACTACcgccctgcccaccccaccctcgTTGACACAAATCCATGTGGATCTGGCCTCTCCAGGACGGAGCAGCCTTCACCTGGTCCTGTGTCAGGGTCTCCGTTAGATCTGGACTTTACACCATATCTCGTGCCTTGCACAGAAGGTGCCTTCTGGTCCTGTGTACCCTCCTCCTCTGTGTTCCCCACCTCACCAGTCTCTAGACACATCCCTCACCTCTCCTTGCCccagtttcttttcctcttcctcatttccctcttcccccttcctccccattcCCCATCTCTCCCACACAGACCCTCATGTTCTCACCATGATCAGGTTCTCTGGTCACTTCTCCATGGCAGCTGGAACTGCAGCTTCCACACAGAGTGCACACAGGCCCAGCCTAGTCTCTGTGTGGACATTACCCCGGCCACCTGTCACCACAGCTGGGCACTCTTGTGGTCATTATACAGAGAGACATGGAGACCAGCAGAGTTCCAGCCCTGCCAAGTTCatggtggtgaggaacaggcccCAGAGGGAGCCCTTACCTCCAAACATCTCTCAACCAGTAGACACATTATTGAGCTCACACTATTGCTTACCTCTCTTCTATCTTGGTTTTTtggagtgtatatatatatggtgttagcatgcgtgtgtgtgtgtgtgtgtgtgtgtgtgtatgttttcatgtatgtaagtatgtatttgtgtgtgtgcgcataaaCCCTATTTTTGTGCTTGGGAAGGCCAGAGTTGGACATTAGGTGTCCCCCTCTAGTAAGACCCACCTTATgtccttgaggcagggtctctcactgaacctggaactcactgtttagGGCTAGGCTGATGGGCTGTGAAGCCTcattgatcctcttgtctccatctcccatggtgttggagttacaggtgctcaCACTGTCTGTCTTACAAATGAGGTATGTGACATCTGAAGAAGGAACACCCAAAGTTAACCTCTTgctctcacacagacagacagatatacacatacacaggcacagacacatatacagacacacacacacagatacacacacacacacacacacagagagagagagagagagacagagacagagagagacagagagacagagagagacagagacagagatacatgtgagtgcagaatttaataaaaaatacattttagaaagtaaaatataaaattaatagtcAAATAATAATCACTTATCATTAACTATATCACCAATTCTCAGCAGTGCCAGTGATAAGTGGGTTTGTCCCATTCAGGTTAGACCCACcagctccccccgccccccctgcAAACCACACCTCATC comes from the Onychomys torridus unplaced genomic scaffold, mOncTor1.1, whole genome shotgun sequence genome and includes:
- the LOC118575172 gene encoding paired immunoglobulin-like type 2 receptor alpha, with product MENAQDWIRQEAQVEERRARHGLLSCLVSLLVSLPGGNQAMAWILLLLLSAACLQAGDGFRSPSFPCYSAGSKYTFGVDQPARLSGVQGGSIEIPFSFYFPWELAENPQMRILWRWKHFHGKYIYNSTPPFIHKHFKNRLILNWTQPQTSGVLRILNLTEKHQSTYFCRVHMNTQMGMTAFQSIVGTQLTTTPGEHTPGQALVALAS